One window of the Syngnathus typhle isolate RoL2023-S1 ecotype Sweden linkage group LG21, RoL_Styp_1.0, whole genome shotgun sequence genome contains the following:
- the sbf1 gene encoding myotubularin-related protein 5 isoform X4: MARLADYFVVVGYDLDKRVEGEGEGQGRILQRFPEKDWEDSPFPQGVELFCQPSGWQLVPERQPASFFVAVLTDINSERHYCACFTFWEGHDNPQLQKTRDVDEVDEEPTIIQPAQVFAPKSLVLVSRLDYTDVFRNCLALVYTVHVEGLTVPLETVIGNLLTCIIPIAGGSQIIESPVCSLDQVPQVLACDWLLACLQPGQEERVDSLRTITLGAGDRQVIQTPIDDSLPVSGSSVAQLFRQLGIINVLYLFCAALTEHKILFLSSSYQRLTDACRGLLAIMFPLKYSFTYVPILPGKLLEVLSTPTPFIIGVNSFFRSETQELLDVIIADLDGGTVTIPECVHISLLPEPLLQQTQTALSMVLDPELEVADHAFPPQSSLPSAPKIQDKEIRAIFLWLFAQLFQGYRWCLHIIRIHPEPVIRFHKAAFLGQRALTEDDFLMKVLDGMAFAGFVSERGPPYRATDLFDELVANEVERIRQEETSPHKVMNHVKELAEQLFKNENPYPAVTMHKVQRPSENGQKANQSQSPFPVLDEVTVQLFIDHSTAKLKTAPPVVKADVKSMVPSGPPLGDMVDRNSNVMANSARRLEVVRNCITHIFENKMLEAKKLMPAVLRALKGRAARVCLTQELNQHVLQNRAVLDDQQFDYVVRMMNCTLQDCSHIDEHGIAAALLPLVTAFCRKLGAGITQFAYSCVQEHTVWTNMQFWEAMFYSDVQHHIRALYLETEDGEHQNHNEQQEGSSGREIGALELASEQSRLWPTLGKDMQAERVQKEESTVFSQAIHYANRMSYLLLPLDTSKNRLLRSTGLAEVESVSNSYVTNSIAGSMAESYDTESGFEDAESSDVANSVVRFINRFVDKVCNESGVTNEHLKALHTMIPDIVQMHIETLDAVHRESKRLPPIQKPKLLRPTLLTGEELVMDGMRVYLIPDGREEATGMMGGPPLLPAEGAIFLTTYRLIFKGTPTDPLVGEQVVTRSFPIASLTKEKRIYVTLPMEQFVQEGLQLRSCTFQLLKIVFDEEVAADLAEVFRKHMHKLRYPQHVQGTFAFTVGQSSKLVVEHKTKDKNQSLRTISKNLVKSAKRTINRQYVAKKKYSPPTWENRSSLQSELDEDEISVSEEVEQSSLTLSSTIRSSDRQTMSNVVERACCRDYQRMGLGTLSNSLTRSKNEPFRISTVNRMYTVCRSYPGLLIVPQSIPDSTIQRICRCYRQNRFPVVCWRNSRTKAVLLRSAGLHAKGVVGFFKSPNAPTSVPSQADSTSLEQEKYLQAIISSMPSYSESSGRNTLSGFTSTHMSASDSSDKLRQPKIGALMKQVMGAKEDVPGTFSRGALGQRAKVISLSQPKMSGKARNSTRGKWGSIRGSGRLSAYNPDVGTRLAGKESPQPNGGPSEALFLRQHRAYLYIIGDKAQLKGGKQDSFQQWEVVPIEVCDVRQVKNSFKKLMKACVPSSTSLDPNTNFLRCLEDSEWMALLHRVLQVSVLVVELLDTGSSVMVSLEDGWDVTTQVVSLVQLLSDPYYRTFDGFRLLVEKEWLSFGHRFSQRGAQTLGSQSSGFTPVFLQFLDCVHQIHLQFPMEFEFSQYYLKFLAYHYVSNRFRTFLLDSDYERIELGVLYEEKGERRSPQVCKSVWDYIDRLNKKTPVFFNYMFAPEDDEVLRPYTFISNLKVWDYYTEETLSEGPSYDWELRGRQDRATAEETPDKPDSGAPKSRRRAVWPCFDSLSKTLPDAITKLLQELQTLEGELGQASEKWKDTWDKIKAAQRNEAKLESKPSFSSSLLMSSNLSHQRRSQGVYLQESGVGSSINLGLDCEVSATSTPVAGRPSTSTLYSQFQSTESENRSFEGILFKKGALLKPWKPRWFVLDKTKHQLRYYESRQDKVCKGVIELSDVESILLGTPTMGSPKNIEEKAFFDLKTTKRVYNFCAQDSLNAQLWMDSVQSCLSDA; encoded by the exons ATAATTGAGTCCCCAGTTTGTAGTTTAGACCAAGTTCCTCAGGTCCTGGCCTGTGACTGGCTGCTGGCCTGTCTCCAG CCAGGCCAGGAGGAGAGAGTGGACAGTTTG CGGACCATCACATTAGGCGCCGGAGACCGGCAAGTTATCCAGACTCCCATCGATGACTCGCTACCCGTCAGCGGCAGCAGCGTGGCCCAGCTGTTCCGGCAGCTCG GGATCATCAACGTGCTGTACCTGTTCTGTGCCGCCCTGACGGAACACAAAATCCTCTTCCTGTCTAGCAGCTACCAGCGGCTAACAGACGCCTGCCGGGGATTGCTAGCTATCATGTTCCCCCTCAAATACAG CTTCACATACGTTCCTATCCTGCCTGGGAAACTGCTGGAGGTCCTGAGCACTCCCACTCCTTTTATAATCGGCGTCAACTCGTTTTTCCGATCCGAGACGCAAGAACTG TTGGATGTCATCATCGCTGACCTGGACGGTGGCACGGTCACCATCCCGGAGTGCGTTCACATCTCCCTGCTCCCCGAGCCGCTCCTCCAGCAGACTCAGACTGCACTCTCCATG GTTTTGGATCCTGAATTGGAAGTTGCCGATCACGCCTTCCCGCCTCAGTCCTCGCTACCTTCGGCACCCAAGATCCAG GATAAGGAGATCCGGGCAATCTTCCTGTGGCTGTTTGCTCAGCTTTTCCAGGGTTATCGCTGGTGTTTACATATCATCCGCATTCACCCGGAACCAGTTATTCGCTTCCATAAG gcGGCCTTCCTCGGCCAACGAGCGCTGACGGAAGACGACTTCCTCATGAAGGTGTTGGACGGCATGGCGTTCGCAGGCTTCGTGTCAGAGAGGGGCCCTCCCTACAGAGCAACGGATTTGTTTGATGAA CTGGTAGCCAATGAGGTGGAGAGGATACGACAAGAAGAGACCTCGCCACACAAAGTCATGAACCACGTCAAGGAGTTGGCCGAGCAGCTATTTAAAAAT GAGAACCCCTACCCGGCAGTGACCATGCACAAAGTCCAGCGGCCGTCGGAAAACGGCCAGAAAGCCAATCAGAGCCAGAGCCCCTTCCCCGTCCTGGATGAGGTGACGGTACAGCTTTTTATCGATCACTCCACTGCCAAGCTCAAGACGGCGCCGCCGGTTGTCAAGGCAGATGTCAAGAGCATGGTGCCGTCCGGACCCCCGTTGG GAGACATGGTGGACCGGAACAGCAACGTGATGGCCAACAGCGCCCGCCGGCTGGAGGTTGTTCGGAATTGCATCACACACATCTTTGAGAACAAAATGCTGGAGGCCAAGAAG CTGATGCCAGCTGTACTTCGAGCTTTGAAGGGTCGGGCAGCTCGAGTGTGTTTGACCCAGGAGCTCAATCAGCACGTCTTACAGAACCGGGCGGTTCTGGATGACCAGCAGTTTGACTATGTCGTCCGAATGATGAATTGCACCTTACAG GACTGCTCGCATATCGACGAACATGGCATCGCAGCGGCTCTCCTGCCATTGGTCACGGCCTTTTGCAGA AAATTAGGGGCAGGCATCACTCAGTTTGCGTACAGCTGCGTACAAGAGCACACGGTGTGGACCAACATGCAGTTCTGGGAGGCCATGTTCTACAGCGACGTACAGCACCACATCAGGGCACTTTACCTGGAGACGGAGGACGGGGAGCATCAGAACCACAAC GAGCAGCAGGAGGGATCGAGCGGGCGGGAAATCGGCGCGCTGGAGCTGGCGTCGGAGCAGAGCCGCCTGTGGCCGACGCTCGGGAAGGACATGCAGGCGGAGCGCGTGCAGAAGGAGGAGAGCACCGTGTTCAGCCAGGCCATCCACTACGCCAACAGGATGAGCtacctgctgctgccgctggaCACCAGCAAGAACCGCCTGCTCAGGAGCACGGGGCTCGCCGAGGTGGAGAGCGTCAGCAACAGCTACGTGACCAACAG TATTGCGGGCAGCATGGCCGAGAGTTACGACACCGAGAGCGGCTTCGAGGACGCCGAGAGCTCCGACGTGGCCAACTCGGTGGTGCGTTTCATCAACCGCTTCGTGGACAAAGTCTGCAACGAGAGCGGCGTGACCAACGAGCACCTGAAGGCTCTCCACACCATGATACCGG ATATCGTTCAGATGCACATCGAGACGTTAGACGCGGTCCACCGCGAGAGTAAACGACTGCCGCCGATCCAAAAG CCCAAGCTGCTGAGGCCGACCCTTTTGACAGGCGAGGAGCTGGTGATGGACGGCATGCGCGTTTACCTCATTCCGGACGGGCGCGAGGAGGCCACCGGCATGATGGGAGGCCCGCCCTTGCTCCCCGCGGAGGGAGCCATCTTCCTCACCACTTACCGGCTCATCTTCAAGGGCACTCCCACCGACCCGCTGG TGGGCGAGCAGGTGGTGACCCGTTCCTTCCCCATCGCGTCATTGACCAAGGAGAAGAGGATCTATGTCACTTTACCCATGGAGCAGTTTGTTCAGGAGGGCTTACAGTTACGATCGTGCACATTTCAG TTGCTGAAGATCGTGTTCGACGAGGAGGTGGCGGCTGACCTGGCGGAGGTTTTCAGGAAGCACATGCACAAGCTACGCTACCCCCAGCACGTGCAAGGAACGTTCGCCTTCACCGTCGGTCAGAGCagcaagctggtggtggagcacAAGACCAAGGATAAGAACCAGTCACTCAG GACAATTTCCAAAAACCTGGTCAAAAGCGCTAAGCGGACCATCAACCGGCAGTATGTGGCGAAGAAGAAGTACTCTCCGCCTACCTGGGAGAACAGGAGCAGCTTACAGTCGGAACTCGACGAGGATGAAATATCAG TCtcggaggaggtggagcagagcTCCCTGACGCTGTCCTCCACCATCCGCTCTTCGGACAGACAGACCATGAGCAACGTGGTGGAGCGAGCGTGTTGCCGTGACTACCAGCGCATGGGCCTGGGCACGTTGAGCAACAGCTTGACCCGCTCCAAGAACGAGCCCTTCCGGATTTCAACCGTCAACCGCATGTACACGGTGTGCAGGAG CTATCCCGGCCTGCTCATCGTCCCGCAGAGCATCCCGGATTCCACCATCCAGAGGATCTGCCGCTGCTACCGGCAGAACCGCTTCCCCGTGGTTTGCTGGCGGAATTCCCGGACCAAAGCTGTGCTCCTGCGATCGGCGGGCCTCCACGCAAAAGGGGTGGTGGGCTTTTTTAAATCTCCCAATGCCCCAACTTCAG TGCCCTCCCAGGCAGACTCCACTAGTCTGGAGCAGGAGAAATACCTGCAGGCCATTATCAGCTCCATGCCCTCTTACAGCGAGAGCAGTGGCAGGAACACGCTCAGCGGCTTCACCTCAACCCACATGAGTGCTTCAG ACTCGTCGGATAAGCTGCGGCAGCCAAAAATCGGCGCTCTGATGAAGCAAGTGATGGGGGCCAAGGAGGACGTGCCCGGAACCTTCAGCAGAGGAG CTCTTGGTCAAAGGGCCAAAGTCATCTCCCTCTCTCAGCCCAAAATGTCTGGCAAGGCCAGGAACTCTACCAGAG GGAAATGGGGGAGCATCCGAGGCAGCGGGCGTCTCAGCGCCTACAACCCCGACGTGGGGACGCGTCTCGCTGGGAAGGAGTCGCCGCAGCCCAATGGCGGGCCCAGTGAGGCCTTGTTCCTCCGCCAGCACAGGGCTTACCTCTACATTATTGGGGACAAGGCCCAGCTCAAG GGCGGGAAGCAGGACTCCTTCCAGCAGTGGGAGGTGGTGCCCATTGAGGTGTGCGACGTGCGGCAGGTGAAGAACAGCTTCAAGAAGCTGATGAAGGCCTGCGTGCCCAGCTCCACCTCCTTGGACCCCAACACCAATTTCCTGCGCTGCCTGGAAGATTCGGAGTGGATGGCGCTG CTGCACAGGGTGCTGCAAGTGTCCGTCCTGGTGGTGGAGCTGCTGGACACGGGATCATCCGTCATGGTCAGCCTGGAGGACGGCTGGGACGTCACCACCCAG GTGGTGTCGTTGGTGCAGCTGCTGTCCGACCCCTACTACCGGACGTTCGATGGCTTCCGGCTGCTGGTGGAGAAGGAGTGGCTGTCGTTCGGACACAGGTTCAGCCAGCGCGGCGCGCAGACGCTCGGCAGCCAGAGCAGCGGGTTCACCCCCGTCTTCCTGCAGTTCCTCGACTGTGTGCATCAA ATCCACCTACAGTTCCCCATGGAATTTGAATTCAGCCAGTACTACCTGAAGTTCCTGGCCTATCACTACGTGTCCAACCGTTTCCGCACCTTCCTGCTCGACTCGGACTACGAGCGCATTGAACTCG GAGTCCTCTATGAGGAAAAAGGTGAGAGGAGAAGTCCTCAGGTTTGCAAGTCCGTGTGGGACTACATCGACCGGCTTAACAAGAAGACGCCGGTCTTTTTCAACTACATGTTCGCCCCAGAGGACGATGAG GTGCTCCGGCCGTACACTTTCATCTCCAACCTGAAAGTGTGGGACTACTACACGGAGGAGACGCTCTCGGAGGGCCCGTCGTACGATTGGGAGCTGCGGGGACGCCAGGATCGGGCGACGGCGGAAGAGACGCCCGACAAGCCCGACAGCGGCGCGCCCAAGTCGCGGCGGCGCGCCGTCTGGCCGTGCTTTGACAGCCTGAGCAAAACGTTGCCCGACGCCATCACCAAGCTGCTGCAGGAACTGCAGACGCTGGAGGGGGAGCTCGGCCAGGCGTCTGAAAAGTGGAAGGACACGTGGGATAAGATCAAGGCCGCTCAGAGGAACGAGGCCAAACTGGAGAGCAAG CCGTCGTTCTCCAGCTCGCTGCTCATGTCGTCCAACCTGAGCCACCAGCGGCGTTCCCAGGGCGTCTACCTGCAGGAGAGCGGCGTGGGCTCCTCCATCAACTTGGGCCTGGACTGCGAGGTGAGCGCCACCTCCACTCCGGTGGCGGGCCGCCCAAGCACCAGCACGCTCTACAGCCAGTTCCAGAGTACCGAGAGCGAGAACAG AAGTTTCGAAGGCATTTTGTTCAAGAAAGGCGCTCTACTGAAACCATGGAAACCACGATGGTTTGTGCTGGACAAGACAAAACATCAG CTGCGGTATTACGAGAGCAGGCAGGACAAAGTGTGCAAAGGCGTCATTGAGTTGTCCGACGTGGAGTCCATCCTTCTGGGGACGCCCACCATGGGATCGCCCAAAAACATTGAGGAGAAAGCCTTCTTCGAT cTCAAGACCACCAAACGAGTGTACAACTTTTGCGCCCAGGATAGCCTCAACGCTCAGCTGTGGATGGACAGTGTTCAGAGCTGCCTCTCGGACGCCTAG
- the sbf1 gene encoding myotubularin-related protein 5 isoform X1: protein MARLADYFVVVGYDLDKRVEGEGEGQGRILQRFPEKDWEDSPFPQGVELFCQPSGWQLVPERQPASFFVAVLTDINSERHYCACFTFWEGHDNPQLQKTRDVDEVDEEPTIIQPAQVFAPKSLVLVSRLDYTDVFRNCLALVYTVHVEGLTVPLETVIGNLLTCIIPIAGGSQIIESPVCSLDQVPQVLACDWLLACLQPGQEERVDSLRTITLGAGDRQVIQTPIDDSLPVSGSSVAQLFRQLGIINVLYLFCAALTEHKILFLSSSYQRLTDACRGLLAIMFPLKYSFTYVPILPGKLLEVLSTPTPFIIGVNSFFRSETQELLDVIIADLDGGTVTIPECVHISLLPEPLLQQTQTALSMVLDPELEVADHAFPPQSSLPSAPKIQDKEIRAIFLWLFAQLFQGYRWCLHIIRIHPEPVIRFHKAAFLGQRALTEDDFLMKVLDGMAFAGFVSERGPPYRATDLFDELVANEVERIRQEETSPHKVMNHVKELAEQLFKNENPYPAVTMHKVQRPSENGQKANQSQSPFPVLDEVTVQLFIDHSTAKLKTAPPVVKADVKSMVPSGPPLGDMVDRNSNVMANSARRLEVVRNCITHIFENKMLEAKKLMPAVLRALKGRAARVCLTQELNQHVLQNRAVLDDQQFDYVVRMMNCTLQDCSHIDEHGIAAALLPLVTAFCRKLGAGITQFAYSCVQEHTVWTNMQFWEAMFYSDVQHHIRALYLETEDGEHQNHNVRTIANCGDVINDPSSNVCPQEQQEGSSGREIGALELASEQSRLWPTLGKDMQAERVQKEESTVFSQAIHYANRMSYLLLPLDTSKNRLLRSTGLAEVESVSNSYVTNSIAGSMAESYDTESGFEDAESSDVANSVVRFINRFVDKVCNESGVTNEHLKALHTMIPDIVQMHIETLDAVHRESKRLPPIQKPKLLRPTLLTGEELVMDGMRVYLIPDGREEATGMMGGPPLLPAEGAIFLTTYRLIFKGTPTDPLVGEQVVTRSFPIASLTKEKRIYVTLPMEQFVQEGLQLRSCTFQLLKIVFDEEVAADLAEVFRKHMHKLRYPQHVQGTFAFTVGQSSKLVVEHKTKDKNQSLRTISKNLVKSAKRTINRQYVAKKKYSPPTWENRSSLQSELDEDEISVSEEVEQSSLTLSSTIRSSDRQTMSNVVERACCRDYQRMGLGTLSNSLTRSKNEPFRISTVNRMYTVCRSYPGLLIVPQSIPDSTIQRICRCYRQNRFPVVCWRNSRTKAVLLRSAGLHAKGVVGFFKSPNAPTSVPSQADSTSLEQEKYLQAIISSMPSYSESSGRNTLSGFTSTHMSASDSSDKLRQPKIGALMKQVMGAKEDVPGTFSRGALGQRAKVISLSQPKMSGKARNSTRGKWGSIRGSGRLSAYNPDVGTRLAGKESPQPNGGPSEALFLRQHRAYLYIIGDKAQLKGGKQDSFQQWEVVPIEVCDVRQVKNSFKKLMKACVPSSTSLDPNTNFLRCLEDSEWMALLHRVLQVSVLVVELLDTGSSVMVSLEDGWDVTTQVVSLVQLLSDPYYRTFDGFRLLVEKEWLSFGHRFSQRGAQTLGSQSSGFTPVFLQFLDCVHQIHLQFPMEFEFSQYYLKFLAYHYVSNRFRTFLLDSDYERIELGVLYEEKGERRSPQVCKSVWDYIDRLNKKTPVFFNYMFAPEDDEVLRPYTFISNLKVWDYYTEETLSEGPSYDWELRGRQDRATAEETPDKPDSGAPKSRRRAVWPCFDSLSKTLPDAITKLLQELQTLEGELGQASEKWKDTWDKIKAAQRNEAKLESKPSFSSSLLMSSNLSHQRRSQGVYLQESGVGSSINLGLDCEVSATSTPVAGRPSTSTLYSQFQSTESENRSFEGILFKKGALLKPWKPRWFVLDKTKHQLRYYESRQDKVCKGVIELSDVESILLGTPTMGSPKNIEEKAFFDLKTTKRVYNFCAQDSLNAQLWMDSVQSCLSDA, encoded by the exons ATAATTGAGTCCCCAGTTTGTAGTTTAGACCAAGTTCCTCAGGTCCTGGCCTGTGACTGGCTGCTGGCCTGTCTCCAG CCAGGCCAGGAGGAGAGAGTGGACAGTTTG CGGACCATCACATTAGGCGCCGGAGACCGGCAAGTTATCCAGACTCCCATCGATGACTCGCTACCCGTCAGCGGCAGCAGCGTGGCCCAGCTGTTCCGGCAGCTCG GGATCATCAACGTGCTGTACCTGTTCTGTGCCGCCCTGACGGAACACAAAATCCTCTTCCTGTCTAGCAGCTACCAGCGGCTAACAGACGCCTGCCGGGGATTGCTAGCTATCATGTTCCCCCTCAAATACAG CTTCACATACGTTCCTATCCTGCCTGGGAAACTGCTGGAGGTCCTGAGCACTCCCACTCCTTTTATAATCGGCGTCAACTCGTTTTTCCGATCCGAGACGCAAGAACTG TTGGATGTCATCATCGCTGACCTGGACGGTGGCACGGTCACCATCCCGGAGTGCGTTCACATCTCCCTGCTCCCCGAGCCGCTCCTCCAGCAGACTCAGACTGCACTCTCCATG GTTTTGGATCCTGAATTGGAAGTTGCCGATCACGCCTTCCCGCCTCAGTCCTCGCTACCTTCGGCACCCAAGATCCAG GATAAGGAGATCCGGGCAATCTTCCTGTGGCTGTTTGCTCAGCTTTTCCAGGGTTATCGCTGGTGTTTACATATCATCCGCATTCACCCGGAACCAGTTATTCGCTTCCATAAG gcGGCCTTCCTCGGCCAACGAGCGCTGACGGAAGACGACTTCCTCATGAAGGTGTTGGACGGCATGGCGTTCGCAGGCTTCGTGTCAGAGAGGGGCCCTCCCTACAGAGCAACGGATTTGTTTGATGAA CTGGTAGCCAATGAGGTGGAGAGGATACGACAAGAAGAGACCTCGCCACACAAAGTCATGAACCACGTCAAGGAGTTGGCCGAGCAGCTATTTAAAAAT GAGAACCCCTACCCGGCAGTGACCATGCACAAAGTCCAGCGGCCGTCGGAAAACGGCCAGAAAGCCAATCAGAGCCAGAGCCCCTTCCCCGTCCTGGATGAGGTGACGGTACAGCTTTTTATCGATCACTCCACTGCCAAGCTCAAGACGGCGCCGCCGGTTGTCAAGGCAGATGTCAAGAGCATGGTGCCGTCCGGACCCCCGTTGG GAGACATGGTGGACCGGAACAGCAACGTGATGGCCAACAGCGCCCGCCGGCTGGAGGTTGTTCGGAATTGCATCACACACATCTTTGAGAACAAAATGCTGGAGGCCAAGAAG CTGATGCCAGCTGTACTTCGAGCTTTGAAGGGTCGGGCAGCTCGAGTGTGTTTGACCCAGGAGCTCAATCAGCACGTCTTACAGAACCGGGCGGTTCTGGATGACCAGCAGTTTGACTATGTCGTCCGAATGATGAATTGCACCTTACAG GACTGCTCGCATATCGACGAACATGGCATCGCAGCGGCTCTCCTGCCATTGGTCACGGCCTTTTGCAGA AAATTAGGGGCAGGCATCACTCAGTTTGCGTACAGCTGCGTACAAGAGCACACGGTGTGGACCAACATGCAGTTCTGGGAGGCCATGTTCTACAGCGACGTACAGCACCACATCAGGGCACTTTACCTGGAGACGGAGGACGGGGAGCATCAGAACCACAACGTGAGGACGATAGCGAATTGTGGAGATGTCATCAATGACCCGTCGTCAAACGTTTGTCCACAGGAGCAGCAGGAGGGATCGAGCGGGCGGGAAATCGGCGCGCTGGAGCTGGCGTCGGAGCAGAGCCGCCTGTGGCCGACGCTCGGGAAGGACATGCAGGCGGAGCGCGTGCAGAAGGAGGAGAGCACCGTGTTCAGCCAGGCCATCCACTACGCCAACAGGATGAGCtacctgctgctgccgctggaCACCAGCAAGAACCGCCTGCTCAGGAGCACGGGGCTCGCCGAGGTGGAGAGCGTCAGCAACAGCTACGTGACCAACAG TATTGCGGGCAGCATGGCCGAGAGTTACGACACCGAGAGCGGCTTCGAGGACGCCGAGAGCTCCGACGTGGCCAACTCGGTGGTGCGTTTCATCAACCGCTTCGTGGACAAAGTCTGCAACGAGAGCGGCGTGACCAACGAGCACCTGAAGGCTCTCCACACCATGATACCGG ATATCGTTCAGATGCACATCGAGACGTTAGACGCGGTCCACCGCGAGAGTAAACGACTGCCGCCGATCCAAAAG CCCAAGCTGCTGAGGCCGACCCTTTTGACAGGCGAGGAGCTGGTGATGGACGGCATGCGCGTTTACCTCATTCCGGACGGGCGCGAGGAGGCCACCGGCATGATGGGAGGCCCGCCCTTGCTCCCCGCGGAGGGAGCCATCTTCCTCACCACTTACCGGCTCATCTTCAAGGGCACTCCCACCGACCCGCTGG TGGGCGAGCAGGTGGTGACCCGTTCCTTCCCCATCGCGTCATTGACCAAGGAGAAGAGGATCTATGTCACTTTACCCATGGAGCAGTTTGTTCAGGAGGGCTTACAGTTACGATCGTGCACATTTCAG TTGCTGAAGATCGTGTTCGACGAGGAGGTGGCGGCTGACCTGGCGGAGGTTTTCAGGAAGCACATGCACAAGCTACGCTACCCCCAGCACGTGCAAGGAACGTTCGCCTTCACCGTCGGTCAGAGCagcaagctggtggtggagcacAAGACCAAGGATAAGAACCAGTCACTCAG GACAATTTCCAAAAACCTGGTCAAAAGCGCTAAGCGGACCATCAACCGGCAGTATGTGGCGAAGAAGAAGTACTCTCCGCCTACCTGGGAGAACAGGAGCAGCTTACAGTCGGAACTCGACGAGGATGAAATATCAG TCtcggaggaggtggagcagagcTCCCTGACGCTGTCCTCCACCATCCGCTCTTCGGACAGACAGACCATGAGCAACGTGGTGGAGCGAGCGTGTTGCCGTGACTACCAGCGCATGGGCCTGGGCACGTTGAGCAACAGCTTGACCCGCTCCAAGAACGAGCCCTTCCGGATTTCAACCGTCAACCGCATGTACACGGTGTGCAGGAG CTATCCCGGCCTGCTCATCGTCCCGCAGAGCATCCCGGATTCCACCATCCAGAGGATCTGCCGCTGCTACCGGCAGAACCGCTTCCCCGTGGTTTGCTGGCGGAATTCCCGGACCAAAGCTGTGCTCCTGCGATCGGCGGGCCTCCACGCAAAAGGGGTGGTGGGCTTTTTTAAATCTCCCAATGCCCCAACTTCAG TGCCCTCCCAGGCAGACTCCACTAGTCTGGAGCAGGAGAAATACCTGCAGGCCATTATCAGCTCCATGCCCTCTTACAGCGAGAGCAGTGGCAGGAACACGCTCAGCGGCTTCACCTCAACCCACATGAGTGCTTCAG ACTCGTCGGATAAGCTGCGGCAGCCAAAAATCGGCGCTCTGATGAAGCAAGTGATGGGGGCCAAGGAGGACGTGCCCGGAACCTTCAGCAGAGGAG CTCTTGGTCAAAGGGCCAAAGTCATCTCCCTCTCTCAGCCCAAAATGTCTGGCAAGGCCAGGAACTCTACCAGAG GGAAATGGGGGAGCATCCGAGGCAGCGGGCGTCTCAGCGCCTACAACCCCGACGTGGGGACGCGTCTCGCTGGGAAGGAGTCGCCGCAGCCCAATGGCGGGCCCAGTGAGGCCTTGTTCCTCCGCCAGCACAGGGCTTACCTCTACATTATTGGGGACAAGGCCCAGCTCAAG GGCGGGAAGCAGGACTCCTTCCAGCAGTGGGAGGTGGTGCCCATTGAGGTGTGCGACGTGCGGCAGGTGAAGAACAGCTTCAAGAAGCTGATGAAGGCCTGCGTGCCCAGCTCCACCTCCTTGGACCCCAACACCAATTTCCTGCGCTGCCTGGAAGATTCGGAGTGGATGGCGCTG CTGCACAGGGTGCTGCAAGTGTCCGTCCTGGTGGTGGAGCTGCTGGACACGGGATCATCCGTCATGGTCAGCCTGGAGGACGGCTGGGACGTCACCACCCAG GTGGTGTCGTTGGTGCAGCTGCTGTCCGACCCCTACTACCGGACGTTCGATGGCTTCCGGCTGCTGGTGGAGAAGGAGTGGCTGTCGTTCGGACACAGGTTCAGCCAGCGCGGCGCGCAGACGCTCGGCAGCCAGAGCAGCGGGTTCACCCCCGTCTTCCTGCAGTTCCTCGACTGTGTGCATCAA ATCCACCTACAGTTCCCCATGGAATTTGAATTCAGCCAGTACTACCTGAAGTTCCTGGCCTATCACTACGTGTCCAACCGTTTCCGCACCTTCCTGCTCGACTCGGACTACGAGCGCATTGAACTCG GAGTCCTCTATGAGGAAAAAGGTGAGAGGAGAAGTCCTCAGGTTTGCAAGTCCGTGTGGGACTACATCGACCGGCTTAACAAGAAGACGCCGGTCTTTTTCAACTACATGTTCGCCCCAGAGGACGATGAG GTGCTCCGGCCGTACACTTTCATCTCCAACCTGAAAGTGTGGGACTACTACACGGAGGAGACGCTCTCGGAGGGCCCGTCGTACGATTGGGAGCTGCGGGGACGCCAGGATCGGGCGACGGCGGAAGAGACGCCCGACAAGCCCGACAGCGGCGCGCCCAAGTCGCGGCGGCGCGCCGTCTGGCCGTGCTTTGACAGCCTGAGCAAAACGTTGCCCGACGCCATCACCAAGCTGCTGCAGGAACTGCAGACGCTGGAGGGGGAGCTCGGCCAGGCGTCTGAAAAGTGGAAGGACACGTGGGATAAGATCAAGGCCGCTCAGAGGAACGAGGCCAAACTGGAGAGCAAG CCGTCGTTCTCCAGCTCGCTGCTCATGTCGTCCAACCTGAGCCACCAGCGGCGTTCCCAGGGCGTCTACCTGCAGGAGAGCGGCGTGGGCTCCTCCATCAACTTGGGCCTGGACTGCGAGGTGAGCGCCACCTCCACTCCGGTGGCGGGCCGCCCAAGCACCAGCACGCTCTACAGCCAGTTCCAGAGTACCGAGAGCGAGAACAG AAGTTTCGAAGGCATTTTGTTCAAGAAAGGCGCTCTACTGAAACCATGGAAACCACGATGGTTTGTGCTGGACAAGACAAAACATCAG CTGCGGTATTACGAGAGCAGGCAGGACAAAGTGTGCAAAGGCGTCATTGAGTTGTCCGACGTGGAGTCCATCCTTCTGGGGACGCCCACCATGGGATCGCCCAAAAACATTGAGGAGAAAGCCTTCTTCGAT cTCAAGACCACCAAACGAGTGTACAACTTTTGCGCCCAGGATAGCCTCAACGCTCAGCTGTGGATGGACAGTGTTCAGAGCTGCCTCTCGGACGCCTAG